The following coding sequences lie in one Deinococcus malanensis genomic window:
- a CDS encoding ABC transporter substrate-binding protein — translation MQNYTNGQAFITAYQKAFGTAPAVRAAFTCDAMNAMLNALAVAARSAGKTPTRAQVDVALNSVNISTSRGVTGPISFRATGERRSSPMFIVEIDSRTLQPKVISGRRHTTSK, via the coding sequence GTGCAGAATTACACGAACGGTCAGGCGTTTATCACTGCGTACCAGAAGGCGTTCGGAACGGCTCCTGCAGTGCGGGCTGCGTTCACCTGCGACGCCATGAACGCCATGCTTAATGCGCTCGCAGTGGCAGCACGAAGTGCTGGCAAAACACCCACACGGGCACAGGTGGACGTCGCACTGAACTCGGTCAACATCTCGACCTCACGGGGCGTGACGGGCCCAATCTCCTTCAGAGCCACTGGGGAACGGCGTTCCTCGCCCATGTTCATTGTGGAGATCGATTCACGGACGCTGCAACCCAAAGTCATCTCCGGCCGCCGGCACACCACCTCTAAGTAA
- a CDS encoding IS3 family transposase: MHRTQPKLARRGRPVNHKRVLRVMRERKLLCRRERRYRATTDSTHRETRFPNLLPQVTPVRPDQVWQADPTYVRVQQGFVYLACVLDSFTREVVGWSLSKFLDAELPLAALNNALSARCPAPGLLHHSDQGVQYASRVYVNRLRAVGITPSMSRKGNPYDNARMESFYKTLKTEEVNLQEYADLDDARQHIDSFIADLYNTRRLHSSLGYVPPAEFAARYTATQM, translated from the coding sequence CTGCACCGGACCCAGCCAAAACTCGCCCGGCGAGGTCGCCCCGTGAACCACAAACGCGTCTTGCGGGTCATGCGGGAACGCAAGTTGCTGTGCCGCAGGGAGCGCCGGTATCGGGCGACCACCGATTCCACACACCGTGAGACGCGCTTTCCCAACCTGCTGCCCCAGGTCACACCCGTCCGGCCCGATCAGGTGTGGCAGGCGGACCCCACCTACGTGCGAGTGCAGCAGGGCTTCGTGTACCTTGCGTGTGTGCTGGACAGCTTTACCCGTGAGGTGGTGGGCTGGTCCCTGTCGAAATTCCTGGATGCTGAACTCCCGCTCGCTGCGTTAAACAACGCGCTGAGCGCGCGTTGTCCGGCGCCGGGACTCCTGCATCATTCCGATCAGGGAGTGCAATACGCCAGCCGGGTCTATGTGAACCGGCTTCGCGCCGTTGGGATCACACCGAGCATGTCCAGAAAGGGCAATCCGTACGATAACGCCAGGATGGAAAGCTTCTACAAGACTCTGAAAACTGAGGAGGTCAACCTGCAGGAATATGCTGATCTGGACGATGCCCGGCAGCACATTGATTCGTTCATTGCGGACCTGTACAACACCCGCAGACTGCATTCCAGTCTCGGCTATGTCCCACCGGCTGAGTTCGCTGCCCGGTACACTGCCACCCAGATGTGA
- a CDS encoding DUF6463 family protein: MQLWAGRLLIFVAVGHLLLALASIIPHLALMAPEQLPGVTGVPWHPLHLDRQAAFWSSLGSFAGPQLLWGVWVTVASRAGQPLPRGTGMALLVLTVVQVTLVPLSGFWINLLPALLLLASENPSWAAPNQSRKA; the protein is encoded by the coding sequence ATGCAACTATGGGCAGGACGCCTGTTGATCTTCGTGGCCGTGGGCCACCTGCTGCTGGCCCTCGCCAGCATCATTCCTCACCTGGCCCTGATGGCCCCGGAGCAACTCCCCGGAGTGACCGGGGTGCCCTGGCACCCCCTCCACCTGGACCGTCAAGCCGCCTTCTGGAGCTCACTCGGCAGTTTCGCCGGCCCACAGCTGCTGTGGGGGGTCTGGGTCACCGTCGCGTCCCGAGCAGGTCAGCCGCTGCCCAGGGGCACCGGAATGGCGCTGCTGGTCCTCACAGTCGTTCAGGTCACGCTGGTCCCACTTAGCGGATTCTGGATCAACCTCCTCCCCGCACTGCTCCTGCTCGCGTCCGAAAACCCGTCCTGGGCCGCCCCCAACCAGTCCAGGAAAGCATGA
- a CDS encoding TetR/AcrR family transcriptional regulator, whose protein sequence is MTRPPRLTAPSRRERHKQDKLQRIRAAALTLFTEQGYGSTTIRQIATEADVATGTIFRYATDKADLLLMVFHDVIGQTIEQALDPRRTSGPLAQVLPRLFDPFFDFYEGHQVLASDFLQLVLFHQSPWREREMQQGETFVQRLTELLLGRQTAGEIAADLDPHTAAVAIFSLYQACLVGWLAGGATLADTRRQLDALLHLQGRALRACLSDQGGEP, encoded by the coding sequence ATGACCCGCCCACCCAGGCTGACCGCACCCAGCCGCCGTGAACGCCACAAGCAGGACAAACTGCAGCGGATTCGAGCCGCCGCGCTCACCCTGTTCACCGAGCAGGGCTACGGGTCCACCACCATCCGCCAGATTGCCACCGAAGCCGATGTGGCCACAGGGACCATCTTCCGGTACGCGACCGACAAAGCCGACCTGCTGCTGATGGTGTTTCATGACGTGATCGGCCAGACGATTGAGCAGGCCCTGGACCCGCGCCGGACCAGTGGTCCGCTCGCTCAGGTGCTTCCCCGCCTGTTTGATCCCTTTTTCGACTTTTACGAGGGGCATCAGGTGCTGGCCAGTGATTTCCTCCAGCTGGTGCTGTTTCATCAGAGCCCCTGGCGCGAGCGCGAGATGCAGCAGGGCGAGACATTCGTGCAGCGCCTGACCGAACTGCTGCTGGGCCGGCAGACGGCGGGAGAAATTGCAGCCGACCTGGACCCGCACACGGCGGCCGTGGCTATCTTCTCGCTGTACCAGGCGTGCCTTGTCGGCTGGCTGGCGGGAGGGGCCACACTGGCCGACACGCGGCGCCAGCTCGACGCGCTGCTGCACCTGCAGGGCCGGGCGCTGCGGGCCTGCTTATCTGACCAGGGCGGTGAGCCATGA
- a CDS encoding FAD-dependent monooxygenase, giving the protein MTPSVLIVGAGIGGLTLAQVLKRAGAEVQVIEKVASWRPVGAGLILSVNALRVLDRVGLREVTAQAGQTLASVQLTDARGRPLQTMSYQAYGGAVALHRAALQDVLGQGLGEQVRFGTTVQALRQDHQGVDVTFSDGSRHRFDVVVGADGLHSSVRGLVFGDVPKRYAGYTSWRFVVSAPASRHAVEMWSRGCRLGFVPIGGGQTYGYITANAQEGQREGTPDPSSEVRARCAEFADPAPELLTRLKPDTPVIRTDIHEVRLPCWVHGRVALLGDAAHAMTPNLGQGAAMSLEDAWVLGEQLTASSDLPAALARYGRIRRRRVDRVQTASRLLGQAGQLEAAGLRALRAMAMRLTPPELTRRSMGQLFQADPGGTGFDDLG; this is encoded by the coding sequence ATGACCCCCTCGGTCCTGATTGTTGGTGCCGGAATAGGCGGCCTGACTCTGGCTCAGGTGTTGAAACGCGCCGGGGCCGAGGTTCAGGTGATCGAGAAGGTAGCGTCCTGGCGGCCGGTGGGCGCGGGACTGATTCTCAGCGTCAACGCCCTGAGGGTTCTGGACCGGGTGGGGCTGCGGGAAGTGACCGCGCAGGCCGGCCAGACTCTGGCGTCGGTCCAACTGACAGACGCGCGTGGACGCCCCCTGCAGACCATGTCGTATCAGGCTTATGGTGGGGCGGTTGCCCTGCACCGCGCGGCATTGCAGGACGTCCTTGGACAGGGTCTCGGAGAACAAGTGCGGTTCGGCACGACCGTGCAGGCTCTTCGTCAGGACCACCAGGGAGTGGATGTCACGTTCAGTGACGGCTCCAGGCACCGATTCGACGTGGTGGTTGGGGCAGACGGGCTGCACTCGTCGGTTCGCGGCCTCGTGTTTGGGGACGTTCCGAAACGCTATGCCGGCTACACCAGCTGGCGCTTTGTGGTCAGTGCTCCTGCATCCCGGCATGCCGTGGAGATGTGGAGCCGGGGCTGCCGGCTGGGATTCGTGCCTATCGGGGGTGGGCAGACGTACGGGTACATTACGGCTAACGCGCAGGAAGGGCAACGCGAAGGCACGCCTGACCCCAGCAGCGAGGTCAGGGCGCGATGCGCGGAATTTGCTGATCCCGCGCCAGAGCTGCTGACCCGACTGAAGCCGGACACGCCAGTAATCCGCACGGATATCCACGAGGTTCGCCTGCCCTGCTGGGTGCACGGCCGGGTGGCCTTACTGGGCGACGCCGCGCATGCCATGACGCCCAACCTGGGGCAGGGCGCGGCCATGAGCCTGGAAGACGCCTGGGTTCTGGGCGAGCAGCTCACAGCGTCCTCTGACCTTCCTGCAGCTCTGGCACGGTATGGCCGAATTCGGCGCCGGAGGGTTGACCGTGTGCAGACCGCGTCGCGCCTGCTGGGTCAGGCTGGGCAGCTGGAGGCAGCAGGCCTGCGTGCCCTGAGGGCCATGGCCATGCGCCTCACCCCGCCGGAACTCACACGTCGGTCGATGGGTCAACTCTTTCAGGCCGATCCAGGCGGTACTGGGTTCGATGATCTCGGATGA